In Priestia megaterium NBRC 15308 = ATCC 14581, the following proteins share a genomic window:
- a CDS encoding LrgB family protein: MTLLTWIALPLTLLVYVGTKVLYKKYKSMLVSPILLAPILLIGILLVTNGSYDHYKQGASAISFMLGPATVAFAVPMFKYFDLLKKHRVEISLSVGLGTFAAMISSMLLALVFHLQSTLVHSLIPRSVTIPIAVNVSQTLGGDPNITIMFVIITGVVGCMVAPKLIKLLALHSSLARGLLLGVASHGTGTARAFEFGKIEGTFSSLGMIVAALLTMLFANMLLPTIFA; encoded by the coding sequence ATGACATTACTCACATGGATTGCTCTTCCGCTTACACTGCTCGTTTATGTCGGTACAAAAGTGCTCTATAAAAAATATAAGTCTATGCTAGTTTCCCCTATTTTACTAGCCCCCATTCTTTTAATTGGCATCTTATTAGTGACGAATGGCTCTTATGATCATTATAAGCAAGGTGCCAGTGCTATTAGCTTTATGCTTGGACCAGCAACCGTTGCTTTTGCTGTTCCTATGTTTAAGTATTTTGATTTGCTCAAAAAACACCGTGTTGAAATCAGCTTAAGCGTAGGGCTTGGCACGTTTGCTGCCATGATATCTTCCATGCTGTTAGCATTAGTGTTTCATTTACAATCAACGCTGGTTCATAGCTTGATTCCAAGATCGGTTACGATTCCTATTGCTGTTAATGTATCTCAGACGCTAGGAGGAGATCCGAATATTACCATTATGTTTGTGATTATAACCGGTGTAGTAGGATGTATGGTCGCTCCAAAACTGATTAAGCTCCTCGCACTGCACTCTTCTCTAGCAAGAGGTCTTCTTTTAGGAGTAGCTTCTCATGGGACAGGTACAGCAAGAGCTTTTGAATTTGGAAAAATTGAAGGTACTTTTTCTAGCCTTGGCATGATCGTAGCAGCACTTCTTACAATGCTGTTTGCGAATATGCTTCTGCCTACTATTTTCGCTTAA
- a CDS encoding CidA/LrgA family holin-like protein, translating into MKLIMVILQILLLTALFLIGESISQWFDLPVPGSIIGFFLLFFLLYFKVIKLSWVEQGGTLLVGELLLFFIPAVVGLINYGDVLMHFGIQIVIIITISTIIVMSVTGIIAEHISRRKEGSLK; encoded by the coding sequence ATGAAACTGATTATGGTGATTTTACAGATTTTATTACTAACGGCTCTGTTTTTAATAGGAGAAAGTATTTCACAATGGTTTGACCTCCCAGTGCCAGGTAGTATCATCGGATTTTTCTTACTGTTTTTCTTACTGTACTTTAAAGTAATTAAATTAAGCTGGGTTGAACAAGGTGGAACACTGTTAGTGGGAGAACTATTACTATTTTTCATACCAGCCGTCGTTGGACTCATCAATTATGGAGATGTATTGATGCATTTCGGAATCCAGATTGTGATTATTATCACAATCAGTACGATTATTGTGATGTCTGTAACGGGAATCATTGCAGAACATATTTCAAGAAGAAAGGAAGGTTCGCTAAAATGA
- a CDS encoding LysR family transcriptional regulator: MDVRHLHYLTEVAKHKNFTRASEALHISQPSLSKMVKSLEEELGTPLFDRAGKQVQLTDAGIIVYEQAESILSSLRDLSDSLYDLMHLKRGTIKIGIPPIIGTLFFPTIIKAFREQYPEIHIQLVEYGAKKMQKFVEQGEVDVGVVLLPVDENMFFTTPLARETLQLVVHKSHPLAQHSTISLKELKDETLISFHEDFTMHEMVYNECLKNGFTPNIAFKSSQWDFIGELVAANLGIALFPYSLCEKLDLEHVKVINLENAIPWEIALIVKKDRYISYATQAFIDYIKSTV, encoded by the coding sequence ATGGATGTTCGCCATTTGCATTACTTAACAGAAGTGGCTAAACATAAAAATTTCACAAGAGCTTCTGAAGCGCTGCATATTTCGCAACCTTCTCTCAGTAAAATGGTTAAATCATTAGAAGAAGAGCTCGGCACACCTTTGTTTGATCGCGCTGGCAAACAAGTTCAGCTTACCGATGCAGGAATAATTGTGTACGAGCAAGCAGAAAGCATTTTATCTTCTCTCCGAGATTTATCGGATTCCCTCTATGATTTAATGCATTTAAAAAGAGGAACCATCAAAATAGGCATTCCCCCTATTATTGGTACATTGTTTTTTCCTACTATTATTAAAGCATTTCGAGAGCAATACCCTGAGATTCATATTCAATTAGTGGAATATGGCGCTAAAAAAATGCAAAAATTTGTGGAACAAGGAGAAGTGGATGTGGGCGTAGTTTTACTTCCAGTTGATGAAAACATGTTTTTTACGACTCCTTTAGCCCGAGAAACACTGCAGCTTGTTGTTCATAAATCTCATCCGTTGGCTCAGCATTCTACGATTTCATTAAAAGAGTTAAAAGACGAAACGCTTATTTCCTTTCATGAAGACTTCACCATGCATGAAATGGTCTATAACGAATGTTTAAAAAATGGTTTTACACCTAATATTGCTTTTAAAAGCTCTCAGTGGGACTTCATTGGAGAGCTGGTAGCTGCTAATCTCGGCATTGCTCTTTTCCCTTATTCATTATGTGAAAAGCTTGATTTGGAGCATGTGAAAGTAATTAATCTCGAGAATGCTATTCCGTGGGAAATTGCTTTAATCGTAAAAAAAGATCGCTATATCTCTTACGCTACACAGGCTTTTATTGATTATATTAAAAGTACAGTTTAA
- a CDS encoding GNAT family N-acetyltransferase has translation MYKKQCFVFHQNKPVTCTVRSYTSNDFDELIRIQEESFPPPFPSELLWSKDQLNNHVSLFPDGALCVEIDGTICGSITSAIVSVERNEAHTWDEVTGSGYIHTHDPSGNTLYVVDVCVTPSHRSMGLGKLLLQSLYEVVIHYKLERLLGGCRIPGYASVSSLYTPVEYMDLVSAGTLYDPVMTFLMRCGRSPIGLAANYIEDEDSHNYAVLMEWKNPFYTAIQKEAGTKIV, from the coding sequence GTGTATAAAAAGCAATGCTTTGTCTTTCATCAAAATAAGCCTGTAACATGTACGGTACGATCATATACATCAAATGACTTCGATGAGTTGATTCGGATTCAAGAAGAAAGCTTCCCCCCTCCTTTCCCTTCTGAATTATTATGGAGCAAAGATCAGTTAAATAACCATGTGTCCCTTTTTCCGGATGGAGCGCTATGCGTGGAGATAGACGGGACAATATGCGGATCTATCACAAGCGCGATTGTTTCAGTGGAAAGAAATGAAGCTCACACATGGGATGAAGTAACAGGAAGCGGATATATTCATACGCACGACCCTTCTGGTAATACACTTTATGTAGTGGACGTATGCGTCACTCCTTCGCATCGATCGATGGGGCTTGGGAAGCTGCTTTTGCAGTCTTTATATGAAGTTGTGATTCATTACAAGTTAGAAAGGCTGCTTGGTGGATGCCGCATCCCTGGATACGCATCAGTGTCTTCCTTGTACACGCCCGTTGAATACATGGACCTTGTATCAGCTGGAACTCTCTACGACCCGGTTATGACCTTTTTAATGCGCTGTGGCAGATCGCCTATTGGTCTCGCAGCAAACTATATTGAAGATGAAGATTCACACAACTACGCCGTACTAATGGAATGGAAAAATCCATTTTATACGGCTATTCAAAAAGAGGCTGGGACAAAAATAGTTTAG
- a CDS encoding SDR family oxidoreductase, whose product MDVELKGKTALVFAASQGLGKAIAARLAEEGANVMIASRSEEKLIQVAEEISYLGSGQVLHKTADVTKTQDIQDVIQYTVDTFGTIDILINNTGGPKAGNFLSLTDDDWKRAFELNLLSYIRIIREVVPVMKKSGGRIVNIASSSIKEPIAGLILSNTFRTGIVGLTKTLASELAEDGILINTVAPGRIATDRVKELDTTRAEKMGVDVSKIEEEMRNQIPLKRYGQPEEFAKAVAFFVSGANSYMTGQSFLIDGGMVKSI is encoded by the coding sequence ATGGATGTTGAATTAAAAGGAAAAACAGCGCTTGTATTTGCGGCGAGCCAAGGGCTTGGCAAAGCGATTGCTGCCAGGCTCGCAGAAGAAGGCGCAAACGTTATGATTGCAAGTCGTTCAGAAGAGAAACTAATCCAAGTAGCGGAAGAGATTTCATACCTTGGAAGCGGACAAGTGTTACATAAAACGGCAGATGTCACGAAAACTCAAGACATTCAAGATGTTATTCAATATACAGTAGATACGTTTGGAACCATTGATATTTTAATTAATAATACAGGAGGTCCTAAAGCAGGGAACTTCCTTTCGTTAACAGATGATGATTGGAAGCGTGCATTTGAGTTAAATCTCCTCAGTTATATTCGTATCATTCGTGAGGTAGTGCCCGTTATGAAAAAGAGCGGAGGACGTATTGTCAATATTGCTTCTTCTTCCATTAAAGAGCCAATTGCTGGACTTATTCTGTCAAATACCTTCCGTACAGGAATCGTGGGGCTTACCAAAACACTTGCTTCAGAACTAGCAGAGGACGGTATCTTAATTAACACGGTTGCCCCAGGAAGAATTGCAACAGACCGAGTGAAAGAGCTAGATACCACTCGTGCTGAAAAAATGGGAGTAGACGTTTCAAAAATTGAAGAAGAGATGAGAAACCAAATTCCTCTTAAGCGCTACGGTCAGCCTGAAGAGTTTGCAAAAGCCGTTGCTTTCTTTGTCTCGGGAGCAAATTCATATATGACAGGCCAGTCGTTTCTAATCGACGGAGGTATGGTGAAATCCATTTAG
- a CDS encoding nitroreductase family protein — protein sequence MTKDFFDVVNERTSIREYDSSAKLTKEELTELLEATVKSPSAWNLQHWHFVVITDQDAKERLLPIAYNQKQITEAGAVVAVLGDLEANKNVDDVYNPLVEAGHMTEDVKNILSGQINGAYKNGAFARDAAFTNASLASMTFMLAAKAKGLDTCSMGGFNAQKFVEEFKIEDRYIPVMLISVGKAAKEAHASDRLPLDQVTTWI from the coding sequence ATGACAAAAGATTTTTTTGATGTGGTAAATGAACGTACATCGATTCGAGAATATGACTCTTCAGCTAAATTAACCAAAGAAGAATTAACGGAACTTTTAGAAGCAACAGTGAAGTCACCATCAGCTTGGAACTTACAGCACTGGCATTTCGTTGTTATTACAGATCAAGATGCGAAAGAACGTCTACTTCCAATTGCTTACAACCAAAAACAAATTACAGAAGCAGGCGCTGTAGTAGCTGTCTTAGGTGATTTAGAAGCCAATAAAAATGTAGATGACGTGTACAATCCACTAGTCGAAGCAGGTCACATGACAGAAGACGTAAAAAATATTTTGTCAGGACAAATTAACGGCGCTTATAAAAACGGTGCTTTCGCCCGCGATGCAGCGTTTACGAATGCTTCTCTTGCATCTATGACATTCATGCTTGCAGCAAAAGCAAAAGGATTAGACACTTGCTCAATGGGCGGATTTAACGCTCAAAAATTTGTAGAAGAATTTAAAATTGAGGATCGATACATTCCAGTTATGCTTATCTCAGTTGGAAAAGCGGCTAAAGAAGCACACGCTAGCGACCGTTTACCATTAGATCAAGTTACAACTTGGATTTAA
- a CDS encoding aminotransferase A, translating into MEHLINKRVKEIELSGIRTFYNMVSQYQDVLSLTIGQPDFLTPQHVKEAAKSAIDGNQTSYTHNAGTIELREAAAQFVKEKYDLHYNPADEVIVTIGASQAIDIALRTILEEDSEVILPGPVYPGYEPLIRLNGAKPVHIDTTETGFRLTADLIQQHLTSKTRCVILPYPSNPTGVTLSQQELEEIAALLSDKNIFVLSDEIYSELVFDKKHQSIASISSMREKTIVINGVSKSHSMTGWRIGLLFAPSYLAKHILKVHQYNVSCASSVSQAAALEALTAGKNDAVDMKKEYEQRLNYVYDRLVNMGFDVEKPTGAFYIFPSIQNFHSNSFDFALELVKEAGVALVPGSAFSSHGEGYVRLSYAYSMNTLREACDRIEAYFTSRQSR; encoded by the coding sequence ATGGAGCACTTAATCAATAAACGTGTCAAAGAAATTGAACTATCAGGAATACGTACATTTTATAATATGGTCTCACAATACCAAGATGTTTTATCCCTCACAATTGGACAACCTGATTTCTTAACACCACAGCATGTAAAAGAAGCGGCAAAATCTGCAATTGATGGTAACCAAACTTCTTATACCCACAATGCTGGAACAATAGAACTGCGCGAGGCAGCAGCTCAATTTGTCAAAGAAAAATATGACTTGCACTATAACCCAGCGGATGAAGTGATTGTGACCATTGGAGCTAGTCAAGCAATTGACATTGCTCTTCGCACCATTTTAGAAGAAGATTCTGAAGTTATTTTACCTGGACCTGTTTACCCAGGATACGAACCGCTTATCCGGTTAAACGGCGCTAAACCTGTACATATTGATACAACCGAAACAGGATTTCGACTAACAGCGGATTTAATCCAACAACATCTGACGTCTAAAACAAGATGCGTCATCTTACCTTATCCGTCTAACCCTACAGGAGTGACGTTGTCCCAGCAAGAATTAGAAGAAATTGCCGCTCTTTTAAGCGATAAAAATATTTTTGTACTATCTGATGAAATATACAGCGAGCTCGTTTTTGATAAAAAACATCAGTCCATTGCCTCCATTTCCTCTATGAGAGAGAAAACAATTGTTATTAACGGAGTATCAAAGTCTCATTCTATGACGGGCTGGCGAATTGGCCTTTTATTTGCTCCTTCTTATTTAGCCAAACATATATTAAAAGTTCATCAATACAACGTGAGCTGTGCTTCTTCTGTCTCTCAAGCAGCTGCACTCGAGGCACTGACAGCAGGTAAAAACGATGCGGTGGATATGAAAAAAGAATACGAACAAAGGCTGAATTATGTGTATGACCGATTAGTAAACATGGGATTTGACGTAGAAAAGCCGACGGGTGCTTTTTATATCTTCCCTTCTATTCAGAACTTCCACAGCAATTCATTTGATTTTGCCCTGGAGTTAGTAAAAGAAGCAGGTGTTGCACTAGTACCCGGCAGCGCTTTTTCTTCCCACGGGGAAGGATATGTACGCCTGTCGTATGCGTATTCCATGAACACGCTGCGTGAAGCCTGTGATCGAATTGAAGCTTATTTTACATCTCGTCAATCACGCTAA
- a CDS encoding IDEAL domain-containing protein, translating to MSSYRKNMNHYPHSSQYTPYQHYYAKEADRILTTMSTNFNKQHLKSLIDDALDNRDEEQFYELTTAYNKLYNA from the coding sequence ATGAGTTCTTATCGCAAAAATATGAATCACTATCCTCACTCATCTCAGTACACACCTTACCAACACTATTACGCGAAAGAAGCTGATCGTATTTTAACGACTATGAGTACAAACTTTAATAAACAGCATTTGAAATCTCTTATCGACGATGCGTTAGATAACAGAGACGAAGAACAATTTTATGAACTAACAACTGCTTATAATAAGCTATATAACGCCTAA
- a CDS encoding TetR/AcrR family transcriptional regulator gives MNRGLQKEETKKRIQKAAISLFQQQGYQKTTVSQITHEAGVAKGTFFNYFKTKEEVLHYLGINFTNRISYKLEQLLQTEESTAAIVKQLFLLLAQSNEEANPHLIRSWFHIAITNSSFQQSEILQIEKMRAHFTKVFQTGQDRGELIVDIPAEEMASIAILNFFGTLLYWCTNQPDSATLQERIDKSVTLLFRGFLIHS, from the coding sequence ATGAACAGAGGATTACAAAAAGAAGAAACAAAAAAACGCATCCAAAAAGCCGCTATCTCTTTATTCCAACAGCAGGGATATCAAAAAACGACTGTGTCTCAAATTACCCATGAAGCGGGTGTAGCAAAGGGAACATTTTTTAATTACTTCAAAACAAAAGAAGAAGTTCTTCACTACCTTGGAATTAATTTTACAAACCGTATCTCCTACAAATTAGAACAGCTCCTTCAAACAGAAGAATCAACTGCTGCCATTGTTAAACAACTGTTTTTATTACTAGCACAATCAAACGAAGAAGCGAACCCTCACCTAATCCGTTCTTGGTTTCATATTGCTATTACCAACAGTTCCTTTCAACAATCCGAAATTCTTCAAATTGAAAAAATGCGTGCTCATTTTACAAAAGTTTTTCAAACAGGACAAGACCGAGGTGAACTTATAGTCGATATCCCTGCCGAAGAAATGGCTTCTATTGCTATACTTAATTTTTTTGGCACACTTCTTTACTGGTGTACCAACCAACCCGACTCTGCTACCCTTCAAGAAAGAATAGACAAGTCGGTTACTCTTCTATTTAGAGGGTTTCTTATTCATTCCTAA
- a CDS encoding chemotaxis protein, which yields MNPDKGILLESGTNELEIVEFEIGNVWFGINVVKVREIINPVSITPVPNAHSYIEGIIELRGEVLPVVDIAKALKMEPSNTPEKDKLIVTEFNQQKIVFHTHAVTQIHRISWKEIEKPSDLYQGLETQITGVVKLHGQMILLLDFEKLISDVNPDAGINQSKIKKLGARERSNKKIVVAEDSPLLRRMIEDTLAQAGYENTEFFENGEEAWNYLSSVIDEGVEISDQVQLLITDIEMPQMDGHHLTKKVKENPQLSILPVIIFSSLITEDLRHKGKMVGAEGQVSKPEIGELVELIDLYIL from the coding sequence ATGAATCCAGATAAAGGAATACTGTTGGAAAGTGGTACAAACGAACTGGAAATTGTCGAATTTGAGATAGGAAATGTTTGGTTTGGCATTAATGTAGTAAAAGTTAGAGAGATTATTAATCCCGTATCTATTACACCTGTTCCCAATGCGCATTCTTACATAGAAGGTATTATAGAGCTAAGAGGGGAAGTACTTCCTGTTGTTGACATAGCAAAAGCATTAAAAATGGAACCTTCAAATACGCCGGAAAAAGATAAGTTAATTGTTACAGAGTTCAATCAGCAAAAAATTGTCTTTCATACCCATGCAGTGACGCAAATTCACCGTATTTCTTGGAAAGAAATTGAGAAGCCTTCAGATTTGTATCAAGGTTTGGAAACGCAGATTACTGGAGTGGTAAAATTACACGGTCAAATGATTCTGCTGTTAGACTTTGAAAAGCTGATTTCTGACGTGAACCCTGATGCGGGTATTAATCAGTCGAAAATCAAAAAGCTAGGGGCTAGGGAGCGCTCTAATAAAAAGATTGTCGTAGCTGAAGACTCACCGCTGCTGCGCCGAATGATTGAAGATACTCTTGCACAAGCAGGTTATGAGAACACGGAATTTTTTGAGAACGGTGAGGAAGCGTGGAACTATCTGAGCTCAGTGATCGATGAAGGTGTGGAAATCAGTGATCAAGTCCAGCTGCTTATTACAGATATAGAAATGCCGCAAATGGATGGGCATCATTTAACTAAAAAAGTGAAAGAAAATCCTCAGCTTTCTATACTTCCAGTCATTATCTTCTCTTCTCTTATCACAGAAGATTTACGTCACAAGGGAAAGATGGTAGGAGCGGAAGGACAAGTAAGTAAGCCGGAAATCGGAGAGCTTGTTGAGTTGATCGATCTCTATATTTTGTAG
- a CDS encoding YkyB family protein: protein MSQANGQGSLTPSVSEIAQAIFTVNRHAKAAPDPKQLYTLKKIALDQLILEGKAKKEGLHFSPNPGKSQQKSDVLVSVGDYFFHMPPKKEDFKELSHLGHLNHQYRNPKTTMSLSYAKRLLSKYTGHLVQPAKSPVSTPRKRQAPVFKPLGKSYF from the coding sequence ATGTCTCAAGCAAATGGACAAGGCTCTTTGACCCCGTCTGTATCTGAGATTGCACAAGCTATTTTCACTGTAAATCGTCACGCAAAAGCTGCTCCTGATCCTAAGCAGTTATATACGTTAAAGAAAATTGCATTAGATCAACTAATTTTAGAAGGAAAAGCCAAAAAAGAAGGACTTCACTTTTCGCCAAACCCTGGTAAAAGTCAACAAAAATCAGATGTACTTGTATCAGTTGGAGACTACTTTTTCCATATGCCTCCAAAGAAAGAAGACTTCAAAGAGTTATCACACCTCGGCCATTTAAACCATCAGTATCGAAATCCCAAAACGACTATGTCATTATCTTATGCGAAGCGCTTATTATCTAAATATACGGGTCATCTCGTACAGCCGGCGAAAAGCCCTGTTTCGACTCCAAGAAAACGGCAAGCACCTGTGTTTAAACCGCTGGGTAAAAGTTATTTTTAA
- a CDS encoding L,D-transpeptidase family protein, producing the protein MRYIVKRGETWQSVSGDYRTPVEDLWMANPFVSHSTLKPGQVIIIPNLPDKELIPYTIHVFIAEKQLELRRNNIIQKVYPIAAGKMLSTTPTGDFVIVNREPNPGGPFGTMWLSLSKKSYGIHGTNDPSSIGKAVSKGCIRMYNAQVNELAQIVPNGTGVYIRPSRRMAQ; encoded by the coding sequence ATGAGATATATAGTAAAGCGCGGTGAAACCTGGCAAAGCGTTTCAGGTGACTACCGGACTCCGGTTGAAGATCTGTGGATGGCTAATCCTTTTGTAAGCCATAGTACGCTGAAGCCTGGGCAAGTAATCATCATTCCAAACCTCCCTGATAAAGAGCTCATTCCTTACACGATCCACGTGTTTATTGCTGAAAAGCAGCTTGAATTACGAAGAAATAATATCATACAAAAAGTCTATCCCATTGCAGCAGGAAAAATGCTGAGCACAACCCCTACTGGAGACTTTGTTATCGTTAACCGGGAGCCAAACCCCGGGGGGCCTTTTGGCACAATGTGGCTAAGCTTGTCTAAAAAGTCATATGGCATTCACGGAACAAATGATCCAAGTTCTATTGGAAAAGCCGTATCCAAAGGATGCATTCGCATGTATAATGCCCAAGTAAATGAGCTAGCTCAAATTGTGCCAAATGGGACTGGTGTTTATATTCGACCTTCTCGACGAATGGCTCAATAG
- a CDS encoding Ppx/GppA family phosphatase, whose product MTYKHGLIDIGSNTIRLVIYEYKKGRGFKQVENVKVAARLRNYLSKEGMLTAKGIYTLLDTLKTFGVIIKHQQLPHVTCVATATIRQAANAKEVLDLVKKETGFSIQLLSEYEEAYYGFVAVIHSTSIEEAITIDIGGGSTEVTYFRNRELVQYHSFPFGALSLRLQFVKGNIPTAEEKVKIRDFLIRYFHAVPWLLNRQVPIVAIGGSARSMVQVHQGFIHYPLAGLHQYEMNLADILHVKSAIGSLSYHNLQKLDRLSKDRADTILPAIEVFQSLYETVNATRFILSRKGLREGVLFKEASDANIQPMYPDVIQQSFQEIMEEFEINKDYVKQLTRTAIMIFQHLKEQGPVDLKEDDLALLIKAAQVYDIGEYIDAESSSQHTFYVLANRTIDGISHKERLKLALVSSYKGKSSFRQYVAPFKKWLTKKEQKKVQLLGAVLKIADGLHATKRNIIQHIDMKSDENTVTIKLLCTKTFRPEQYQAEKQKKHLEKVVEKNIVLEFAKL is encoded by the coding sequence TTGACTTATAAACATGGACTGATTGATATAGGCTCAAATACGATACGCCTTGTTATTTATGAATACAAAAAAGGCAGAGGATTTAAGCAAGTTGAAAACGTGAAAGTAGCTGCACGGCTTCGAAATTATTTAAGTAAAGAAGGAATGTTAACGGCTAAAGGAATATATACCTTGCTTGATACGCTTAAAACGTTTGGAGTTATTATCAAGCATCAGCAGCTGCCGCACGTTACCTGTGTGGCCACAGCTACCATTCGTCAAGCGGCTAATGCAAAAGAAGTTCTAGATCTTGTAAAAAAAGAAACGGGCTTTTCTATTCAACTATTGTCTGAATATGAAGAAGCATATTACGGCTTTGTTGCCGTTATTCATTCTACTTCGATCGAAGAAGCCATTACAATTGACATTGGTGGGGGAAGTACGGAAGTTACGTATTTTCGCAATCGAGAGTTAGTGCAGTACCACAGCTTTCCGTTCGGTGCCTTATCTCTGCGTCTGCAGTTCGTCAAAGGCAATATTCCCACTGCAGAAGAAAAAGTAAAAATCCGCGATTTCCTGATCCGGTATTTCCATGCTGTCCCGTGGCTTTTAAATCGCCAAGTTCCGATTGTGGCAATTGGAGGAAGTGCAAGAAGTATGGTGCAAGTGCATCAAGGTTTTATCCACTATCCTCTCGCCGGGCTGCATCAATATGAAATGAATTTAGCTGATATATTGCATGTGAAATCCGCTATAGGCTCATTGTCTTATCACAATCTTCAAAAGCTAGACCGCTTGTCAAAAGATCGTGCGGATACAATTTTGCCAGCGATTGAAGTATTTCAATCATTATATGAAACAGTCAACGCGACTCGCTTCATCTTAAGTCGCAAAGGCTTAAGAGAAGGGGTGTTATTTAAGGAAGCGTCTGATGCTAATATCCAGCCAATGTACCCCGATGTCATACAGCAAAGTTTTCAAGAAATAATGGAAGAGTTTGAAATAAATAAAGATTATGTCAAACAGCTTACCCGCACAGCTATTATGATTTTTCAGCATCTTAAGGAGCAGGGACCAGTTGATTTAAAAGAGGATGACTTAGCGCTTCTTATAAAAGCTGCGCAAGTGTATGATATAGGAGAGTATATTGATGCGGAATCAAGCAGCCAGCATACGTTTTATGTGCTTGCTAATCGTACAATCGATGGAATTTCACATAAAGAACGTTTAAAGCTGGCACTTGTTTCTTCATATAAAGGGAAGTCTTCTTTTAGGCAATATGTTGCTCCTTTTAAAAAGTGGTTAACAAAAAAAGAACAAAAAAAAGTCCAGCTGCTCGGTGCGGTTTTAAAAATAGCTGACGGTTTACATGCAACAAAGCGAAATATTATTCAACATATTGACATGAAAAGCGATGAAAACACAGTTACGATTAAACTATTATGTACAAAAACCTTTCGTCCTGAACAATATCAGGCTGAAAAACAGAAAAAGCATCTAGAAAAAGTAGTGGAAAAAAATATTGTTCTTGAATTTGCTAAGCTTTAG